Proteins encoded within one genomic window of Amycolatopsis sp. 2-15:
- a CDS encoding DUF427 domain-containing protein — protein MRDYPDAITQIDHVEPVPRRIRAVLGGETVLDTTRALYVWEWPYYPQYYIPVADVTPGVLMDENHPQHLKRGTARRQTLKAGNEVKTAAARLYGDDATAGLADHVRFEWAALDAWFEEDEQVFVHPRNPYARVDALRSTRHVRVALEGQTLAESSSPVLLFETGLPTRYYLNRTEVDFSHLVPTGTVTECPYKGTTTGYWSVHVGDVLHQDLAWSYDFPTRSLSAISNLICFYNEKVDIFVDGREIPRPTTHFS, from the coding sequence ATGCGCGACTACCCGGACGCGATCACGCAGATCGACCACGTCGAGCCCGTGCCCCGGCGGATCCGCGCCGTGCTCGGCGGTGAGACGGTGCTCGACACCACCCGCGCGCTCTACGTGTGGGAGTGGCCGTATTACCCGCAGTACTACATCCCGGTCGCCGACGTGACTCCCGGCGTGCTCATGGACGAGAACCACCCGCAGCACCTCAAGCGCGGCACCGCGCGCCGCCAGACCCTCAAGGCGGGCAACGAGGTGAAGACCGCCGCGGCGCGCCTCTACGGCGACGACGCCACCGCCGGGCTCGCGGACCACGTCCGGTTCGAGTGGGCCGCCCTCGACGCGTGGTTCGAGGAGGACGAGCAGGTGTTCGTCCACCCGCGCAACCCGTACGCGCGCGTCGACGCCCTGCGCTCCACCCGGCACGTGCGCGTCGCGCTCGAAGGGCAAACGCTCGCTGAGTCGTCGTCGCCGGTGCTGCTGTTCGAGACCGGCCTGCCGACGCGGTACTACCTCAACCGCACCGAGGTGGACTTCTCCCACCTCGTGCCCACCGGCACCGTCACCGAGTGCCCGTACAAGGGCACCACCACCGGCTACTGGTCCGTGCACGTCGGCGACGTGCTGCACCAGGACCTGGCCTGGTCCTACGACTTCCCCACGCGCTCGCTCAGCGCGATCTCCAACCTGATCTGCTTCTACAACGAGAAGGTCGACATCTTCGTCGACGGCCGGGAGATCCCCCGGCCGACCACGCACTTCTCCTGA
- a CDS encoding wax ester/triacylglycerol synthase domain-containing protein, with protein MTAARGTSGEGGALERVLIVSANMGEGHNATGRALEGAVRERWPAAEVKWLDALDELGPGFGGLFRRIYVANVETTPWLYEFFYDAIWRLAWFAAASKRFTASWCGRRLAKPVADFAPDLVLSTYPMGTAGLAWLRRRGKLRAPIGAWVSDFAPHPFWVYGSADLTMVMHDVAVGLARRCAPSAVVGVSAPPVRAEFRPGDRAGARQRLGLPPEAFVALVSCGSLGFGDVEGTVRELLAAGPEVLPVAICGRNEALQRRLERLGEPRLRVVGWTDRMADYTIASDVVVTNAGGATGLEALACGRPVLMHRPIAAHGKANARLMAEAGLALVTEQDGELTASVRTLLAEPERLKAMEEAATRHCDSATSLTAALESLVDSPLNPAPQRLRPEDALFLHVATPQVPQQVGAVLMLDPKADGSRPTHADAVHLLSATPGLRARLLPGGGLWRAKWQEDPARTADGILGDVELPAGSELESSLTAQMDDFFSEPVSSEHPVRARLVTGLEGEQGALLIALHHAASDGIAVIGALVGQARGKPPLDPPPAPVRRRGLRGAADRAGELVRGSGGPSGAASGAKKGAKRREAEELARGIWALARAGAAPRVPWETRISGPRRHYARAHLSAPAVRAAARKVGVPTTDFVLALVAEAVHQELGAAAPERVRVLIPMSIRDTGTFRQLGNHTGAASVDLPTGAMSLAERVRATRELLAEQVTRGAPRAGNAVVRVIGILPPWLHRRVARLVYRGTWFSMIASVLPGARSPVVLNGSLVRTVYPVLSLAPDVPVAVGVMTWADRFTVCVTVPAGHAAQGDRLAGTVTSAFARLQSEVD; from the coding sequence GTGACCGCCGCTCGCGGCACCTCGGGCGAAGGGGGCGCGTTGGAGCGCGTGCTGATCGTCTCCGCGAACATGGGGGAAGGGCACAACGCCACCGGACGGGCGCTGGAGGGCGCCGTGCGGGAGCGCTGGCCCGCCGCCGAGGTCAAGTGGCTCGACGCCCTCGATGAGCTGGGGCCGGGGTTCGGGGGCCTGTTCCGCCGCATCTACGTGGCGAACGTCGAGACCACCCCGTGGCTGTACGAGTTCTTCTACGACGCCATCTGGCGCCTCGCGTGGTTCGCGGCGGCGTCGAAGCGCTTCACTGCGTCCTGGTGCGGGCGGCGGCTCGCGAAACCGGTGGCGGACTTCGCGCCGGACCTCGTGCTGTCCACGTATCCGATGGGCACGGCCGGGCTGGCGTGGCTGCGCCGGCGCGGGAAGCTGCGGGCGCCGATCGGCGCGTGGGTGTCGGACTTCGCGCCGCACCCGTTCTGGGTCTACGGCTCGGCCGACCTCACGATGGTGATGCACGACGTCGCCGTGGGCCTGGCCCGCCGGTGCGCGCCGTCGGCCGTGGTGGGGGTGTCGGCGCCGCCGGTGCGCGCCGAGTTCCGGCCCGGCGACCGCGCGGGCGCGCGGCAGCGGCTGGGGCTGCCGCCGGAAGCGTTCGTGGCGCTGGTTTCGTGCGGCTCGCTCGGGTTCGGTGACGTCGAGGGCACGGTGCGGGAGCTGCTCGCCGCAGGGCCCGAGGTCTTGCCCGTGGCGATCTGCGGCCGCAACGAGGCGCTGCAGCGCCGGCTCGAACGGCTCGGCGAGCCGCGGCTGCGTGTCGTCGGCTGGACCGACCGGATGGCCGACTACACGATCGCCTCCGACGTCGTGGTGACCAACGCCGGCGGCGCGACCGGGCTGGAAGCCCTCGCGTGCGGGCGGCCCGTGCTCATGCACCGGCCGATCGCCGCGCACGGCAAGGCCAACGCCCGGCTGATGGCCGAGGCCGGTCTCGCGCTCGTGACCGAGCAGGACGGTGAGCTCACCGCTTCCGTCCGCACGCTGCTCGCCGAACCGGAACGACTCAAGGCGATGGAAGAGGCGGCCACACGGCACTGCGACTCGGCCACGTCGCTCACGGCGGCGCTCGAGTCGCTCGTGGACTCGCCGCTCAACCCGGCGCCGCAGCGACTGCGGCCCGAAGACGCGTTGTTCCTCCACGTCGCGACCCCGCAGGTGCCCCAGCAAGTCGGCGCGGTGCTGATGCTCGACCCGAAGGCCGACGGTTCGCGCCCCACGCACGCGGACGCCGTCCACCTGCTGTCGGCGACGCCCGGCCTGCGCGCGCGGCTGCTGCCGGGCGGCGGCCTGTGGCGGGCGAAGTGGCAGGAGGACCCGGCACGCACGGCCGACGGCATCCTCGGCGACGTCGAGCTGCCGGCGGGCAGCGAGCTCGAATCCTCGCTCACCGCGCAGATGGACGATTTCTTCTCCGAGCCCGTGTCCTCGGAACACCCGGTGCGCGCGCGGCTCGTGACGGGTCTGGAAGGCGAGCAGGGCGCATTGCTCATCGCGCTGCACCACGCGGCGAGCGACGGCATCGCGGTGATCGGCGCGCTCGTCGGGCAGGCCCGCGGCAAACCGCCGCTGGACCCGCCGCCGGCGCCGGTGCGGCGGAGGGGACTGCGGGGGGCCGCCGACCGGGCGGGCGAGCTGGTCCGGGGCAGCGGTGGGCCGAGTGGTGCAGCGAGTGGTGCGAAGAAGGGCGCGAAGCGGAGGGAAGCCGAGGAGCTGGCCCGGGGCATCTGGGCGCTCGCGCGGGCGGGCGCGGCGCCGCGCGTGCCGTGGGAGACCAGGATTTCGGGGCCGCGGCGGCATTACGCGAGGGCCCATCTATCGGCCCCGGCGGTGCGCGCGGCCGCTCGCAAAGTCGGCGTGCCGACCACGGACTTCGTGCTCGCGCTCGTCGCGGAGGCAGTGCACCAGGAGCTGGGCGCGGCGGCGCCGGAGCGGGTGCGGGTGCTGATCCCGATGTCCATTCGCGACACCGGCACGTTCCGCCAGCTGGGCAACCACACGGGGGCCGCGAGCGTCGACCTGCCGACCGGCGCGATGTCGCTGGCCGAACGCGTGCGCGCGACGCGGGAGCTGCTGGCCGAGCAGGTGACCCGCGGCGCACCCCGGGCGGGCAACGCCGTGGTGCGCGTGATCGGGATCCTGCCGCCGTGGCTGCACCGGCGCGTGGCCCGGCTGGTCTACCGCGGCACCTGGTTCAGCATGATCGCCTCGGTGCTGCCGGGCGCGCGTTCGCCGGTGGTGCTCAACGGTTCTCTCGTGCGCACCGTGTACCCCGTGCTGTCGCTGGCGCCGGACGTGCCGGTGGCGGTGGGCGTGATGACCTGGGCCGACCGGTTCACCGTGTGCGTGACGGTGCCCGCCGGCCACGCCGCGCAAGGCGACCGGCTGGCGGGCACCGTGACCTCGGCGTTCGCCCGGTTGCAGTCCGAAGTGGACTGA
- a CDS encoding PP2C family protein-serine/threonine phosphatase — protein MVQEATDAATGATSAAFGAFFYNLVDQFGESYTLYTLSGVPREAFSRFPMPRNTAVFGPTFDGTGTVRSPDIPADPRFGHNSPYDGMPEGHLPARSYLAVSVVSPTSGEVLGGFFFGHPETGRFTERHEYLAEGIAGYAAIALDNARLYERERTLAAELSRSMVPAAPRIPGLDLVTRYLPAATGSKVGGDWFDVLRLGSGATAFVIGDVVGHGVTAATVMGQVRTAIRSYALLELPPSEVLRNVSQLTGRFGETSFATCFYAVHEPADHSLTYANAGHLPAVLVHADGTPEQIGEALAQPLGVGAEFPQERVAFPPGTDLVLYTDGLVESRTRDLTAGITGLLAALGGLRDGSDAETAWDRLIHDLTGGDHDDDIAVIHVRHRAGSAA, from the coding sequence GTGGTCCAGGAAGCGACCGACGCCGCCACCGGCGCGACGAGCGCGGCCTTCGGCGCGTTCTTCTACAACCTCGTCGACCAGTTCGGCGAGTCGTACACGCTCTACACCCTCTCCGGCGTGCCGCGCGAAGCGTTCTCCCGCTTCCCCATGCCCCGCAACACCGCCGTGTTCGGCCCGACGTTCGACGGCACCGGCACGGTCCGCAGCCCGGACATCCCGGCCGACCCGCGCTTCGGCCACAACTCGCCGTATGACGGCATGCCCGAAGGCCACCTGCCCGCGCGCAGCTACCTCGCCGTGTCGGTCGTGAGCCCCACCAGCGGCGAGGTGCTCGGCGGCTTCTTCTTCGGCCACCCCGAAACCGGCCGGTTCACCGAGCGCCACGAGTACCTCGCCGAAGGGATCGCGGGCTACGCCGCCATCGCGCTGGACAACGCGCGCCTCTACGAACGCGAGCGCACCCTCGCCGCGGAGCTCTCGCGCAGCATGGTGCCCGCCGCGCCGCGGATCCCCGGCCTCGACCTCGTCACGCGGTACCTGCCGGCCGCCACCGGCAGCAAGGTCGGCGGCGACTGGTTCGACGTGCTCCGCCTCGGCTCGGGCGCCACCGCGTTCGTGATCGGCGACGTGGTCGGCCACGGCGTCACCGCGGCCACCGTGATGGGCCAGGTGCGCACCGCGATCCGCTCGTACGCGCTGCTGGAGCTGCCGCCCTCGGAGGTGCTGCGCAACGTCTCGCAGCTCACCGGCCGGTTCGGGGAAACGAGTTTCGCGACCTGTTTCTACGCTGTGCACGAGCCCGCGGACCATTCGCTGACGTACGCGAACGCCGGGCACCTGCCCGCCGTGCTCGTCCACGCGGACGGCACACCCGAGCAGATCGGCGAGGCCCTGGCCCAGCCGCTCGGCGTCGGCGCGGAGTTCCCGCAGGAGCGGGTGGCCTTCCCGCCGGGCACCGACCTCGTGCTCTACACCGACGGACTCGTGGAGAGCCGCACCCGCGACCTCACCGCCGGCATCACCGGGCTGCTCGCCGCGCTCGGCGGCCTGCGCGACGGCTCCGACGCGGAAACCGCCTGGGACCGGCTGATCCACGACCTCACCGGCGGCGACCACGACGACGACATCGCGGTGATCCACGTGCGCCACCGGGCCGGGAGTGCGGCGTGA
- a CDS encoding MFS transporter, which yields MLHTVSPVTARTACTARPRLTHDWGFRVIALAFAASLAFSTVPTPLYAIYQRQDGFPTFVVTLVFVAYAVGVMASLYLAGHVSDWLGRRRVIVVATLAEALAAALFLSSPEVPVLLLARLISGACIGALTATATAHLSELRAVARPGEHAGRAGLIASVVNLGGLGLGPLIGGFFAKYATSPLTTPFAVFLVVLLAAAIAVALVPETVEPWDEPPAYRPQRLSLPADAKPAFFGAAIAVFASFAITGLFAALAPTLLAQGLHQSGHLLAGIAAASLLVAAALGQIVFARLTVARQLRLGFTLMAVGLVVLPVAALLPSLWLFFAGSLLAGTGMGLGFRASVTTVAMLAGPRSRGQVLAALFLAAYAGLVVPVLAVGLALVWVSSPMALVGFSVAELLLLAWSANRILRPATGPVRAAS from the coding sequence ATGCTCCACACCGTTTCGCCCGTCACAGCCCGCACAGCCTGCACAGCCCGCCCGAGGCTCACCCACGACTGGGGCTTCCGCGTGATCGCACTCGCGTTCGCCGCGTCGCTCGCGTTCTCCACCGTGCCGACGCCGCTGTACGCGATTTACCAGCGCCAGGACGGGTTCCCGACGTTCGTGGTCACCCTCGTCTTCGTCGCCTACGCCGTGGGCGTGATGGCGAGCCTCTACCTCGCCGGCCACGTGAGCGACTGGCTCGGCCGGCGCCGCGTGATCGTCGTCGCCACCCTCGCCGAGGCGCTGGCGGCCGCGCTGTTCCTGTCCTCACCCGAGGTGCCGGTGCTGTTGCTGGCCCGGCTGATCAGCGGAGCGTGCATCGGCGCGCTGACCGCCACGGCCACCGCGCACCTGTCGGAGCTGCGCGCCGTCGCGCGGCCGGGAGAGCACGCCGGTCGTGCGGGGCTGATCGCGAGTGTGGTGAACCTCGGCGGGCTCGGCCTCGGCCCGCTCATCGGCGGGTTCTTCGCGAAGTACGCGACCAGCCCGCTCACCACGCCGTTCGCCGTGTTCCTGGTGGTGCTGCTCGCGGCCGCGATCGCCGTGGCGCTGGTGCCCGAGACCGTCGAGCCGTGGGACGAGCCGCCCGCCTACCGGCCGCAGCGCCTTTCGCTGCCGGCCGACGCGAAGCCGGCGTTCTTCGGCGCGGCCATCGCGGTGTTCGCGTCGTTCGCGATCACGGGCCTGTTCGCGGCACTGGCACCGACGCTGCTCGCGCAGGGATTGCACCAGAGCGGCCACCTGCTCGCCGGGATCGCGGCGGCGTCGCTGCTGGTCGCCGCGGCGCTCGGGCAGATCGTCTTCGCGCGGCTCACGGTCGCGCGCCAGCTGCGGCTCGGCTTCACGTTGATGGCCGTGGGACTCGTGGTGCTGCCGGTCGCGGCGCTGCTGCCTTCGCTGTGGCTGTTCTTCGCCGGCAGCCTGCTGGCCGGCACGGGCATGGGGCTCGGCTTCCGCGCGTCGGTGACCACCGTGGCCATGCTGGCCGGCCCGCGCTCGCGTGGGCAGGTGCTGGCGGCGTTGTTCCTCGCGGCCTACGCGGGCCTCGTCGTGCCGGTGCTCGCCGTCGGGCTGGCGCTGGTGTGGGTGTCGAGCCCGATGGCGCTGGTGGGCTTCTCCGTGGCCGAGCTCCTGCTGCTCGCCTGGTCGGCGAACCGCATCCTGCGGCCCGCTACCGGGCCGGTTCGAGCTGCCAGCTGA
- a CDS encoding VC0807 family protein, whose product MTIDLPSFRNLVVGGGRHLLESTLVPAGLFYLLLTLVSFDSGVIAALCWSVVVIVTRLVLRKPVPAVLWLTSALLIARTALGLATGSAFLYFLQPTLQNFVIASLFLVSAPLNKPLLARLAGDFCSFPDTLSGHPGMRRFFQRVSVLWALVFAVNGSVTLVMLAKATVGNFLMVSTAGSYSLVALAIVGSLLWFRRSLRSEGIVLRMASRKPALTSV is encoded by the coding sequence ATGACGATCGACCTCCCCTCGTTCCGCAACCTGGTCGTGGGCGGGGGTCGGCATCTGCTGGAGTCCACGCTCGTTCCTGCCGGCCTCTTCTACCTCCTTCTGACTCTGGTCAGCTTCGACAGCGGGGTCATCGCCGCGCTGTGCTGGTCGGTCGTCGTCATCGTGACGCGCCTGGTGCTGCGCAAGCCCGTCCCCGCGGTGCTGTGGCTCACCTCCGCGCTGCTGATCGCCCGGACCGCATTGGGCCTGGCCACCGGCAGTGCCTTCCTGTATTTCCTGCAGCCGACCCTACAGAACTTCGTTATCGCCAGCCTGTTCCTCGTGTCCGCGCCGCTCAACAAACCGCTGCTCGCGCGGCTGGCCGGTGACTTCTGCTCGTTCCCGGACACGCTGTCGGGCCACCCCGGCATGCGGCGCTTCTTCCAGCGCGTGTCGGTGCTGTGGGCGCTGGTGTTCGCCGTGAACGGTTCCGTGACGCTGGTGATGCTCGCGAAGGCGACCGTCGGCAACTTCCTCATGGTCAGCACCGCGGGCTCGTACAGCCTGGTCGCGCTGGCGATCGTCGGCTCGCTGCTGTGGTTCCGGCGCTCGCTGCGCTCGGAGGGCATCGTGCTGCGGATGGCCTCGCGCAAGCCGGCGCTCACCTCCGTCTGA
- the msrA gene encoding peptide-methionine (S)-S-oxide reductase MsrA, producing MEELFRHQPGVVSTRVGYSGGDTPNATYRNHGTHAEAIEVLYDPAQTDFRNLLEFFFQVHDPTTKNRQGNDIGMSYRSAIYYTNDEQKKVAEDTIADVEVSGLWPGKVVTEVTPAGDFWEAEPEHQDYLQKYPNGYTCHFPRPGWKLPKRATA from the coding sequence ATGGAGGAGCTGTTCCGCCACCAGCCCGGCGTCGTGTCCACGCGCGTCGGCTACAGCGGCGGCGACACCCCCAACGCCACCTACCGCAACCACGGCACCCACGCCGAGGCCATCGAGGTCCTCTACGACCCCGCCCAGACCGACTTCCGCAACCTGCTCGAGTTCTTCTTCCAGGTCCACGACCCGACCACGAAGAACCGCCAGGGCAACGACATCGGGATGAGCTACCGCTCCGCGATCTACTACACCAACGACGAGCAGAAGAAGGTCGCCGAAGACACCATCGCCGACGTCGAGGTCTCCGGCCTCTGGCCCGGCAAGGTCGTCACCGAGGTCACCCCCGCCGGTGACTTCTGGGAGGCCGAGCCCGAGCACCAGGACTACCTCCAGAAGTACCCGAACGGCTACACCTGCCACTTCCCCCGCCCCGGGTGGAAGCTGCCCAAGCGGGCGACGGCCTGA
- a CDS encoding LysR family transcriptional regulator, with translation METRQLEYFVAVAEELSFTRAAQRLFAVQSTVSATIRTLETELGTTLFDRSTRRVALSASGALFLPEAKAALDAVERAREVVQEASAGLRGSLRVGTLTSVGAFDLPALLGAFHDRHPLVDLHLTVSVTGSTGLAEDVRHGRLDVALLGLPESELPGLTVRTIVTVPYFAVLPAAHPLAGRTSISLRDLAGERFVDAPRGFGNRIAIDRACESLGVPRRVPVEVADLRVMPLYVAAGLGVAVVPDLVPLTAPGTAVVPLDDAGLTWPLSVVSHGEKAPGRALRTLLDLLVETDLLQKSDGGASGRPRE, from the coding sequence GTGGAGACCCGTCAGCTCGAATACTTCGTGGCCGTGGCCGAGGAGCTCAGCTTCACGCGCGCGGCCCAGCGGTTGTTCGCCGTCCAGTCGACGGTGTCCGCCACGATCCGCACGCTGGAGACCGAGCTGGGCACGACGTTGTTCGACCGCTCCACGCGCAGGGTCGCGCTGTCGGCTTCGGGCGCGTTGTTCCTGCCGGAGGCGAAGGCCGCGCTCGACGCCGTGGAACGTGCCCGCGAGGTGGTGCAGGAGGCATCGGCGGGCCTGCGCGGAAGCCTGCGGGTGGGCACGCTCACCAGCGTCGGCGCCTTCGACCTGCCGGCGCTGCTCGGCGCGTTCCACGACCGGCATCCGCTGGTCGACCTGCACCTGACCGTGTCGGTGACGGGCTCGACCGGCCTGGCCGAGGACGTGCGCCACGGCCGGCTCGACGTCGCGCTGCTCGGCCTGCCCGAGAGTGAACTGCCGGGCCTGACCGTGCGCACGATCGTCACGGTCCCCTACTTCGCCGTGCTCCCGGCCGCGCACCCGCTCGCCGGGCGAACGTCGATCTCGTTGCGGGACCTGGCCGGCGAGCGGTTCGTGGACGCGCCGCGCGGCTTCGGCAACCGCATCGCCATCGACCGGGCCTGCGAGTCACTCGGCGTCCCCCGCCGGGTCCCGGTGGAAGTCGCCGATCTCCGCGTGATGCCCCTGTACGTCGCCGCCGGGCTGGGCGTCGCCGTGGTCCCCGACCTCGTGCCGCTGACCGCTCCCGGCACCGCCGTGGTGCCGCTGGACGACGCCGGGCTCACGTGGCCCCTCTCGGTCGTGAGCCACGGTGAAAAGGCCCCCGGCCGGGCGCTGCGGACCCTGCTCGATCTGCTGGTGGAAACCGATTTATTACAGAAGTCGGACGGGGGCGCAAGCGGCCGTCCGAGGGAATAG
- a CDS encoding ATP-binding protein: protein MTGRATEDRTTPEFRRRVAAAAEPLIGLRRALAGWVAELGMSTTQQEEVVMASYEAMANSAEHAYEGRETGVLDVLATCVDGTVTVVVTDYGRWLPPRPTNGLRGRGLPLMHGLAHESECVQRPDGATVTLSWQLEPAR from the coding sequence GTGACCGGGCGAGCGACCGAAGACCGCACCACGCCGGAGTTCCGCCGCCGCGTCGCCGCGGCGGCGGAACCGCTGATCGGCCTGCGCCGCGCCCTCGCCGGCTGGGTCGCGGAGCTCGGCATGAGCACCACGCAGCAGGAGGAAGTGGTGATGGCGAGCTACGAGGCCATGGCCAACTCCGCCGAACACGCCTACGAGGGCCGGGAAACCGGCGTCCTCGACGTCCTCGCGACCTGCGTGGACGGCACCGTCACCGTGGTCGTCACCGACTACGGCCGCTGGCTGCCGCCCCGCCCGACCAACGGCCTGCGCGGCCGCGGCCTGCCGTTGATGCACGGTCTCGCGCACGAAAGCGAGTGCGTGCAACGCCCGGACGGCGCCACGGTGACGCTCAGCTGGCAGCTCGAACCGGCCCGGTAG
- the msrB gene encoding peptide-methionine (R)-S-oxide reductase MsrB — MSQQTQYNKNPEAVSRLTPEQYRVTQQDGTERAFTGEYWDNHEPGIYVDVVSGEPLFASVDKYESHSGWPSFTKPIQQAGVVERKDFSHGMIRAEVRSLHGDSHLGHVFDDGPVDQGGLRYCINSASLKFIHLDDLDKEGYGDFRALFTTDTDK; from the coding sequence GTGTCCCAGCAGACCCAGTACAACAAGAACCCGGAAGCCGTTTCCCGGCTGACCCCGGAGCAGTACCGCGTGACCCAGCAGGACGGGACCGAGCGGGCGTTCACGGGCGAATACTGGGACAACCACGAGCCCGGCATCTACGTGGACGTCGTGTCCGGCGAGCCGTTGTTCGCCTCGGTGGACAAGTACGAGAGCCACTCCGGTTGGCCGAGCTTCACCAAGCCGATCCAGCAGGCCGGCGTCGTCGAGCGCAAGGACTTCAGCCACGGCATGATCCGGGCGGAGGTCCGCTCGCTGCACGGTGACAGCCATCTCGGCCACGTCTTCGACGACGGCCCGGTCGACCAGGGCGGCCTGCGCTACTGCATCAACTCCGCGTCGTTGAAGTTCATCCACCTCGACGACCTGGACAAAGAGGGGTATGGAGACTTCCGTGCCCTCTTCACCACCGACACCGACAAGTAA
- a CDS encoding SDR family NAD(P)-dependent oxidoreductase: MPAPRGTALVTGASSGIGEATARLLAAAGTHVLLHGRDRERLAALAAQTGGTALEADLADPEAAGKLAERALAVTGRVDTLVNNAGLGWAGPLTELSPELLARLVAVNLTAPLELTRALLPGMLARGHGRIVFVTSIAGRTGVAGEAVYAATKSGLDAFADSLRFELHGTGVDVGVVVPGVVRTAFFERRGRPYTRTTPRPVSAQRVAAAVVRATHRPGDYYVPRWLRVPVALRGAVPGAYRALAMRFGAES, translated from the coding sequence ATGCCCGCTCCCCGCGGCACCGCGCTGGTCACCGGCGCTTCCTCGGGTATCGGCGAGGCCACCGCGCGGCTGCTCGCGGCCGCCGGAACCCACGTCCTGCTGCACGGACGCGATCGCGAGCGCCTGGCCGCACTCGCCGCGCAAACCGGCGGCACCGCCCTCGAAGCCGACCTCGCGGACCCCGAAGCCGCGGGCAAACTCGCCGAGCGCGCGCTGGCCGTCACCGGCCGCGTCGACACGCTCGTGAACAACGCGGGCCTCGGCTGGGCCGGTCCCCTGACCGAGCTCTCCCCTGAACTCCTCGCGCGGCTGGTCGCGGTGAACCTGACCGCGCCGCTCGAGCTCACCCGCGCGCTGCTGCCCGGCATGCTGGCGCGCGGCCACGGCCGGATCGTGTTCGTGACGTCGATCGCCGGGCGCACCGGCGTCGCGGGCGAAGCCGTGTACGCGGCGACCAAGTCCGGGCTCGACGCGTTCGCCGACAGCCTCCGCTTCGAGCTGCACGGCACCGGTGTCGACGTCGGTGTGGTGGTGCCCGGCGTGGTGCGCACCGCGTTCTTCGAGCGCCGCGGCCGCCCCTACACCCGAACGACCCCACGGCCGGTGTCGGCGCAGCGCGTGGCCGCCGCGGTCGTCCGCGCGACGCACCGGCCCGGCGACTACTACGTGCCCCGCTGGCTGCGCGTGCCGGTCGCGCTGCGTGGCGCGGTGCCCGGCGCGTACCGCGCGCTCGCGATGCGGTTCGGCGCCGAAAGCTGA
- a CDS encoding DMT family transporter: MSVTGVSLFVAVPAAVLGAACMGIASAAQAKAAKEVEPANPLDLTLFRRLVGRPLWLIGIVATVLGLGLQLVALAFGPLLLVQPLLITSLIFAGFVFARLERRGPDRVMSAGTALCVVGLAVFLVIARPSGNSDVLVTGTTLLPLGITLAVVTIAGLALAALSHSGSGRVLGLAVATGVLYGLTAGLMKVVAGQFRQGLDEPFKHWTLYIVCVVGPLGFLLSQNTFQQGRYLTPALAVITALDPLVGVAIGLSWMGETANGTPWGLAGEAFAGAVIVVGIAMLSTRAAHLDVAAIEEEHEHAEAEHAGSDSDDGYGLAGSAC; the protein is encoded by the coding sequence ATGAGTGTCACGGGGGTGTCGCTTTTCGTGGCCGTCCCTGCCGCGGTGCTGGGCGCGGCGTGCATGGGGATCGCCAGCGCCGCCCAGGCAAAGGCGGCCAAAGAGGTCGAGCCGGCGAACCCGCTCGATCTCACGTTGTTCAGGCGCCTCGTCGGGCGACCATTGTGGCTCATCGGCATCGTGGCGACCGTGCTGGGGTTGGGGCTGCAGCTCGTCGCGCTCGCGTTCGGGCCGTTGCTGCTGGTCCAGCCCCTGCTCATCACGTCGCTGATCTTCGCCGGGTTCGTGTTCGCACGGCTGGAGCGGAGAGGACCCGACCGGGTGATGAGCGCCGGCACGGCGCTGTGTGTCGTCGGGCTCGCGGTGTTCCTGGTGATCGCGCGCCCCAGCGGCAACAGCGACGTGCTCGTCACCGGGACCACGCTGCTCCCGCTCGGCATCACGCTGGCCGTGGTGACCATCGCGGGCCTCGCGCTCGCCGCGCTCAGCCACTCCGGCTCCGGGCGCGTGCTCGGGCTCGCCGTGGCCACGGGCGTGCTCTACGGCCTGACCGCCGGCCTGATGAAGGTCGTCGCCGGCCAGTTCCGCCAAGGGCTGGACGAACCGTTCAAGCACTGGACGCTCTACATCGTCTGCGTGGTGGGCCCGCTCGGGTTCCTGCTCAGCCAGAACACCTTCCAGCAGGGCCGCTACCTCACGCCGGCGCTGGCGGTGATCACGGCGCTCGACCCGCTCGTGGGGGTCGCGATCGGGCTGTCCTGGATGGGGGAGACCGCCAACGGCACGCCGTGGGGGCTCGCGGGCGAGGCGTTCGCCGGTGCCGTGATCGTGGTCGGCATCGCGATGCTCTCGACGCGCGCGGCCCACCTGGACGTGGCCGCGATCGAGGAAGAACACGAACACGCCGAGGCCGAGCACGCCGGGTCGGACTCCGACGACGGGTACGGTCTGGCCGGGTCCGCCTGTTAG